A single window of Nitrospinota bacterium DNA harbors:
- the sppA gene encoding signal peptide peptidase SppA, translating into MGPSGRNRSAALAVVLFFLVMGGLFFASVKMLSGGKGSSPAKVTAFSRDKVAVVRLGGVIIDSREVNRQLDKWSEDNSVRAIVLKINSPGGVVAPSQEIHSAVRRAMAKKPVVASMGALAASGGYYAAAPCSKIVANPGTITGSIGVIIMFSSTHELMKKIGLGATVVKSGKFKDVGSPHRPFTSEDQELIQGVVDDTYEQFVEDVAAGRKMPVDEVRKLADGRIYTGRQAHKVKLVDQIGDFEDALALAARLGGIEGKPETVEDEKDKGLLRRLMGDGMDEDYDSAISFNRLFPPPGLYFLWPAF; encoded by the coding sequence ATGGGACCATCCGGAAGGAATCGCAGCGCGGCCCTTGCGGTGGTCCTGTTTTTTTTGGTGATGGGGGGGCTGTTCTTCGCCTCCGTTAAAATGCTCTCCGGCGGGAAGGGATCGTCTCCGGCGAAGGTGACGGCTTTCTCGCGGGACAAGGTCGCGGTGGTGCGCCTTGGCGGAGTGATAATTGACAGCCGCGAGGTGAACCGCCAGTTGGACAAGTGGTCCGAGGACAATTCCGTCCGGGCCATCGTGCTCAAAATCAACAGTCCCGGTGGCGTTGTGGCGCCATCCCAGGAGATTCACTCAGCAGTGAGGCGCGCCATGGCCAAAAAGCCGGTGGTGGCCTCCATGGGGGCGCTTGCCGCCTCCGGCGGGTATTACGCCGCGGCGCCGTGCTCGAAGATAGTGGCCAATCCCGGCACGATAACAGGATCCATCGGCGTGATAATAATGTTCTCGTCCACCCATGAGCTGATGAAAAAGATCGGGCTTGGCGCCACTGTGGTCAAGAGCGGCAAGTTCAAGGACGTTGGCTCTCCGCACCGCCCCTTCACAAGCGAGGACCAGGAGCTTATCCAGGGGGTGGTGGACGACACCTACGAGCAGTTCGTGGAAGACGTGGCCGCTGGGCGCAAAATGCCTGTGGACGAAGTGCGAAAGCTTGCCGACGGCAGGATATACACCGGCCGCCAGGCGCACAAGGTGAAACTTGTGGACCAGATAGGCGATTTTGAGGACGCGCTCGCCCTGGCCGCCAGGCTCGGCGGGATCGAAGGCAAGCCCGAGACGGTTGAGGATGAAAAGGACAAGGGATTGCTGCGCCGTCTGATGGGGGACGGCATGGACGAAGATTACGACAGCGCGATATCGTTCAACCGCCTTTTCCCGCCGCCGGGGCTTTATTTTCTCTGGCCGGCGTTCTAA
- a CDS encoding 30S ribosomal protein S1, whose amino-acid sequence MTAKAKSHSRINADDYADAAVADAALGSADTDRMTEEEFNALLESTMGSYKEGEVVHGVIINKTDSFVVIDAGLKSEGVIPLHEFGAQAASLKLGDTVEALLESVEDHEGRLILSKDKANKIRVWDEMAKVYDADGVVEGIVTSKIKGGLTVDIGLKAFLPGSQIDLRPIKNLDRLIGEKYKFKIIKMNKKRGNIVLSRRVMLEEERKISKEAALGQLEEGKVVEGIVKNITDYGAFIDLGGIDGLLHITDMSWGRVNHPSEVFSIGDSVKVMVLKFDKTTERVSLGLKQMTADPWMKAEDKYKPTSRVSGRVVSIADYGAFIELEEGIEGLVHISEMTWNKHIRHPAKVVNIGDQVEAVVLSIDREKKRISLGMKQIEANPWDTIDEKYPVGSSVEGRIRNLADFGAFVELEEGVDGLIHISDMSWTQKIKHPSEILKKRDKVRCMVLSVDRENERLSLGLKQLEQDPWGSVEGKFPVGAEVKGVITKVTNFGAFAEIESGIEGLIHVSQLSTNRVANPRKAVKVGQDVTAKVIKVDAPNRKIGLSIKAFLEGLSPEEVERELKAMEEAAAGGDADDQNVDDSADGMEEGEGQQA is encoded by the coding sequence ATGACAGCGAAAGCAAAATCACACAGCCGTATCAACGCCGACGACTACGCGGACGCCGCCGTGGCGGACGCCGCCCTGGGCTCCGCCGACACGGACCGGATGACCGAGGAGGAGTTCAACGCCCTTCTGGAGAGCACCATGGGCTCTTACAAGGAAGGGGAAGTGGTCCATGGCGTGATCATCAACAAGACCGACTCTTTTGTGGTGATCGACGCGGGGCTCAAGAGCGAGGGGGTGATCCCGCTCCATGAGTTCGGCGCCCAGGCCGCGTCGCTAAAGCTTGGCGACACGGTGGAGGCCCTGCTTGAAAGCGTGGAGGACCACGAGGGGAGGCTTATCCTGTCCAAGGACAAGGCCAACAAGATCCGGGTTTGGGACGAGATGGCCAAGGTGTACGACGCGGACGGGGTGGTGGAAGGCATTGTCACCTCCAAGATAAAAGGCGGCTTGACGGTGGACATCGGGCTCAAGGCGTTCCTGCCCGGCTCGCAGATCGACCTTCGCCCGATAAAGAACCTGGACAGGCTCATCGGCGAGAAATACAAGTTCAAGATCATAAAGATGAACAAAAAGCGGGGGAACATAGTTCTTTCCCGCCGCGTGATGCTCGAAGAAGAGCGCAAGATCTCCAAGGAAGCCGCTTTGGGCCAGCTGGAGGAGGGCAAGGTGGTGGAAGGCATAGTGAAGAACATCACCGATTACGGCGCTTTCATAGATTTGGGCGGCATAGACGGCCTGCTCCACATCACGGACATGTCCTGGGGCCGGGTGAACCATCCTTCCGAGGTGTTCTCCATCGGCGACAGCGTGAAGGTGATGGTGCTAAAGTTCGACAAGACCACGGAGCGCGTTTCGCTTGGCTTAAAGCAGATGACCGCGGATCCGTGGATGAAGGCGGAGGACAAATACAAGCCCACTTCCCGCGTGAGCGGCAGGGTGGTGTCCATAGCGGACTACGGCGCCTTCATCGAGCTGGAAGAAGGCATCGAAGGGCTCGTCCACATCTCCGAGATGACATGGAACAAGCACATCCGCCACCCGGCGAAAGTGGTGAACATCGGCGACCAGGTGGAGGCCGTTGTTCTTTCCATAGACAGGGAGAAGAAACGCATCTCGCTTGGCATGAAGCAGATCGAGGCCAATCCCTGGGACACGATAGACGAGAAATATCCGGTGGGCTCCAGCGTGGAGGGACGGATACGGAATCTGGCGGACTTCGGGGCGTTCGTGGAGCTTGAGGAAGGGGTGGACGGTCTGATCCACATTTCCGATATGAGCTGGACGCAGAAGATAAAGCATCCCTCCGAGATACTCAAGAAGCGGGACAAGGTCCGCTGCATGGTGCTTTCGGTGGACAGGGAGAACGAGAGGCTTTCGCTGGGGCTAAAGCAGCTTGAGCAGGATCCGTGGGGTTCCGTGGAAGGCAAGTTCCCCGTGGGCGCCGAGGTGAAGGGTGTGATCACGAAGGTCACCAACTTCGGGGCGTTCGCCGAGATCGAAAGCGGCATAGAGGGGCTCATCCACGTTTCACAGCTTTCCACCAACCGGGTGGCCAATCCCCGCAAGGCGGTGAAGGTGGGCCAGGACGTCACCGCCAAGGTGATAAAGGTGGACGCGCCCAACCGCAAGATCGGCCTTTCCATCAAGGCGTTCCTCGAAGGGCTTTCCCCGGAGGAAGTGGAAAGGGAGCTTAAGGCGATGGAAGAGGCGGCCGCCGGCGGTGACGCCGATGACCAGAACGTTGACGACTCCGCCGATGGAATGGAGGAGGGTGAAGGCCAGCAGGCTTGA
- a CDS encoding (d)CMP kinase: MTADNTPLPSRLVAAIDGPAGSGKSTLAKLLAEKIGGVYIDTGAMYRSVTAKALDSGVDPKDEYAVGRIAESIKITFHRDGAVQKTFVDGADFSERIRRPDVNASVSIVAAQKPVRDKMVALQREMGRHGRIVMEGRDIGTNVFPDADFKFFLVADDRVRAYRRLKEMETQGHRLNHGEVLANLRERDAIDSGRAEAPLAKAADAMEIDTSHLSIDEVLQKMLQIILFRLGGHA; the protein is encoded by the coding sequence ATGACCGCCGATAATACTCCCCTCCCCTCCCGCCTTGTGGCGGCAATTGACGGGCCGGCGGGGTCCGGAAAATCAACCCTGGCCAAGCTGCTGGCGGAAAAAATCGGCGGGGTGTACATAGACACTGGCGCCATGTACCGCTCGGTCACCGCAAAGGCGCTGGACTCTGGGGTTGACCCGAAAGATGAATACGCTGTGGGCCGGATCGCCGAATCAATCAAAATCACTTTCCATCGCGATGGAGCCGTCCAGAAAACCTTTGTGGACGGCGCGGATTTTTCCGAACGCATCCGCCGGCCGGACGTGAACGCCTCCGTTTCGATAGTGGCCGCCCAAAAGCCAGTGCGTGACAAAATGGTGGCGCTCCAGCGTGAAATGGGGCGCCATGGGCGGATTGTGATGGAGGGGCGCGACATCGGGACGAATGTTTTCCCGGACGCGGATTTCAAGTTTTTCCTTGTCGCCGATGACAGGGTGCGCGCGTACCGGCGCCTTAAAGAGATGGAAACACAGGGGCACAGGCTAAACCACGGCGAAGTGCTGGCCAACTTAAGGGAGCGGGACGCCATAGACTCCGGCCGGGCGGAGGCCCCCTTGGCAAAGGCGGCGGACGCCATGGAAATCGACACCAGCCATTTGAGTATTGACGAAGTTTTGCAAAAAATGTTACAAATTATCCTTTTCAGGCTTGGTGGCCATGCCTGA
- a CDS encoding transposase yields MDENNAPNRKSIRLKEFDYSTPGNYFITICSFYGMRLFGEILNNEMGLSPIGGIVKDEWLKTAHIRKNVKLDTFVVMPNHFHGILFIEDRCKGTARRARTEESFGRPTGNSIPTIVRSFKSAVTRRAREMLKSPEYVVWHRNYYEHIIRNNKSLNKIRQYIMDNSANWHLDRENPEYQGVENKYPETWMS; encoded by the coding sequence ATGGATGAGAATAACGCACCCAACCGCAAATCAATCCGGTTGAAAGAATTTGATTACTCGACACCGGGCAACTATTTCATAACAATTTGTTCGTTTTATGGAATGCGGCTGTTTGGGGAAATCCTAAACAACGAGATGGGATTAAGCCCAATCGGCGGAATTGTAAAAGATGAATGGCTCAAGACTGCGCATATCAGGAAAAACGTAAAGTTGGACACGTTTGTTGTGATGCCGAATCATTTTCACGGGATATTGTTTATTGAAGATCGTTGCAAGGGCACGGCGCGCCGTGCCCGTACAGAAGAAAGTTTCGGCAGGCCCACTGGTAATTCAATCCCGACAATTGTCAGGTCTTTCAAATCGGCTGTTACCAGGCGTGCACGGGAAATGCTGAAATCGCCTGAATACGTTGTCTGGCATCGCAACTATTATGAGCACATCATCAGAAATAATAAATCCCTGAACAAAATCCGCCAGTATATTATGGACAACTCCGCAAACTGGCATTTGGACAGAGAAAACCCTGAATATCAGGGTGTGGAAAACAAATATCCGGAAACATGGATGTCATGA
- a CDS encoding GIY-YIG nuclease family protein produces MSERNVFNHGVATQGGIIDACILNGINDVDTISQSTSLPRGLVLVHLRHLKREHGLDFDKGVGEFVICQLKSGWDGSNKELAALCRKIFGGKTKAGNIGWYKNHLKNSAGRNRRKEVNKEKRVGKSRKGALIKGMTKKLPFKILENPVFKSKLNEIMQGYAGIYALYNNDALYYVGLTNNLRTRINHHLKDRHANKWNEFVIFRIKHVKYLKDIETLLLNIHHTKGNRVKGKVPLDGDINRILLDIVREHKKEIHSLEKVLR; encoded by the coding sequence ATGAGCGAGCGCAATGTATTCAACCATGGCGTTGCCACACAGGGTGGAATAATTGATGCGTGCATTTTAAACGGCATCAATGATGTTGATACAATCAGCCAGTCCACTTCATTGCCAAGAGGACTTGTCCTTGTCCATTTAAGGCATCTTAAACGTGAGCATGGTCTTGATTTCGATAAGGGTGTTGGAGAATTTGTCATCTGCCAATTGAAATCAGGTTGGGATGGAAGTAACAAAGAACTCGCCGCGCTGTGCAGGAAAATATTCGGGGGGAAAACCAAGGCGGGGAATATTGGCTGGTACAAAAATCATCTCAAGAACAGTGCGGGACGAAATAGGCGGAAAGAAGTAAATAAAGAGAAAAGGGTGGGCAAAAGCCGCAAGGGCGCTCTTATTAAAGGAATGACAAAAAAGCTGCCTTTTAAAATCCTTGAGAACCCGGTTTTTAAATCGAAACTTAACGAAATCATGCAAGGATATGCTGGAATTTATGCGTTATATAACAATGACGCCCTTTATTATGTTGGGCTGACCAATAACCTTCGAACCAGAATAAATCATCATTTAAAAGATCGGCACGCCAATAAATGGAATGAATTCGTCATTTTCAGAATCAAGCATGTCAAGTATTTAAAGGACATTGAAACGTTGCTCCTGAATATTCACCATACAAAAGGCAACCGCGTTAAAGGCAAAGTTCCTCTTGATGGTGATATAAACCGGATATTGCTCGATATTGTCAGAGAACATAAGAAAGAAATACATTCACTGGAGAAAGTTCTTAGATGA
- a CDS encoding prephenate dehydrogenase/arogenate dehydrogenase family protein has protein sequence MAGVGLIGGSLALAGKDAGIFKTVVGLGRSRETLGKALALKIIDEASQDHNEAVKGADLFFAAAPVESIIPLCLSVAPHLPDGCIITDGGSVKGAIVRELDEKLPKHVRFVGGHPIAGTEKSGPDAAFSTLYKNRYTVLTPTQNTDPEALLKVRKMWESVGSIVVEMTPEDHDEALALISHLPHLAAYALVDTLDGADKEGAIRRFVAGGFRDTTRIAASHPAMWRDIFSMNREMILEAVGKYEKSLGELKQMIAGGDFDSLEKRLDKIAGVRKGMEGKRV, from the coding sequence ATGGCAGGCGTTGGGCTTATCGGCGGATCGCTGGCGCTGGCCGGAAAAGATGCGGGGATTTTCAAGACCGTCGTTGGCCTTGGCAGAAGCAGGGAGACGCTGGGCAAGGCGCTGGCACTAAAAATCATAGACGAGGCGAGCCAGGATCATAATGAAGCGGTAAAAGGGGCCGATCTTTTTTTCGCCGCCGCGCCGGTGGAATCCATCATCCCGTTATGCCTGTCTGTGGCCCCGCATCTTCCCGACGGATGCATTATCACCGACGGCGGATCCGTCAAAGGCGCCATCGTTCGCGAACTGGACGAGAAACTTCCAAAGCATGTAAGGTTTGTTGGAGGCCACCCAATCGCCGGGACGGAAAAATCCGGGCCGGACGCGGCGTTTTCCACTTTATACAAAAACAGGTACACGGTACTTACACCCACTCAAAACACCGATCCGGAGGCGCTTTTAAAGGTGCGGAAGATGTGGGAGAGCGTGGGCTCCATCGTGGTGGAAATGACGCCGGAAGATCACGACGAGGCCCTTGCATTGATTAGCCATCTGCCGCACTTGGCGGCCTATGCGCTGGTGGACACGCTCGATGGCGCGGACAAGGAGGGCGCCATCCGCCGGTTCGTGGCGGGGGGGTTCCGCGACACCACGAGGATCGCCGCTTCCCACCCTGCCATGTGGCGCGACATATTTTCGATGAACCGGGAGATGATTTTGGAAGCGGTGGGGAAGTATGAGAAGAGCCTTGGGGAGTTGAAACAAATGATTGCTGGCGGCGATTTTGATAGTTTAGAGAAACGGCTGGATAAGATAGCTGGGGTGAGAAAGGGGATGGAAGGAAAGCGTGTATAG
- the pheA gene encoding prephenate dehydratase, translating to MKDISGIRKEIDAIDEKLVGLLNKRASLAQKIAAIKKKSGSPVFIPARENEILKRVGQLNGGPLSPEALRGVFREIFSATRSVEKEIKVACLGPAGTFSHLAAIRLFGSSSSYSLEPGIDSVFKNVEKSTCDFGVVPIENTIEGAIGQTMELLIESQVNIFGELYLDVHHNLLSPAGDMRAVKTLYTHYMPLAQCRKWVAMNLPKVKVIETASSSEAAVKAKKDKNGAAIGSVEAAAIYGLDVLAEKLEDMPGNQTRFFVISLDKAPRSGTDKTSIVFSIKDSVGALNKILKPFAAKKINLSKIQSRPRKLAGWEYVFFIDFDGHMDDADVKWTLSKMKGQTTFFKSLGSYPNAKA from the coding sequence ATGAAAGACATCTCCGGAATCCGCAAGGAAATCGACGCGATAGACGAAAAGCTCGTCGGTCTGCTAAACAAGCGGGCGTCACTGGCCCAAAAGATCGCGGCGATAAAGAAAAAATCGGGATCGCCTGTGTTCATCCCCGCCAGGGAAAATGAAATACTCAAAAGGGTGGGCCAGCTAAATGGCGGCCCCCTTTCGCCGGAGGCGCTGCGCGGGGTGTTCCGCGAGATTTTCTCGGCGACCCGCTCGGTGGAAAAAGAGATAAAGGTGGCCTGCCTGGGCCCTGCCGGCACGTTCAGCCATCTGGCGGCGATAAGGCTTTTCGGCTCCTCTTCGTCCTATTCGCTGGAGCCGGGGATCGACTCCGTTTTCAAAAACGTGGAGAAAAGCACCTGTGATTTCGGGGTCGTCCCCATTGAGAACACCATTGAGGGCGCAATCGGCCAGACTATGGAGCTTCTGATAGAAAGCCAGGTGAACATTTTCGGAGAATTGTACCTGGACGTGCATCACAACCTGCTTTCGCCCGCCGGGGATATGCGGGCGGTCAAGACCCTTTACACGCACTACATGCCGCTGGCCCAGTGCCGCAAGTGGGTGGCGATGAACCTGCCTAAAGTGAAGGTGATAGAGACCGCGTCATCGTCCGAAGCGGCGGTAAAGGCCAAGAAGGACAAGAACGGCGCGGCCATCGGCTCGGTTGAGGCGGCGGCGATATACGGCCTGGACGTCCTGGCGGAGAAGTTAGAGGACATGCCGGGGAACCAGACGCGGTTTTTCGTCATTTCGCTGGACAAGGCGCCACGCAGCGGAACCGACAAGACATCCATAGTGTTTTCGATAAAGGACTCGGTGGGCGCGCTCAACAAAATCCTGAAACCTTTCGCCGCGAAAAAGATAAACCTCTCCAAGATACAGTCGCGCCCGCGCAAACTGGCCGGATGGGAATATGTTTTCTTCATAGATTTCGACGGCCATATGGACGACGCTGACGTGAAATGGACCCTTTCAAAGATGAAGGGGCAGACGACGTTCTTCAAATCGCTGGGATCGTATCCCAACGCGAAAGCGTAG
- a CDS encoding outer membrane lipoprotein carrier protein LolA — translation MAIIFISQPSAAADSEKTAGIIGKIQKSFDDTLGMTARFTQEFESKGFGKTSVHKGKMSMLKPARMLWKYDSPKGRILVADGEKLWFYDPEENVAYYEKIEGFLSEKSPALFLAGKQTMRELFETSVAPQGKMDKMNDVVRLKLVPKTPQPGVKAMLLTVDATSFDIVELLMVDYVGNKNRITFSKEDRSASPDPSIFTFTPPEGAPVKAMNKVPGAE, via the coding sequence GTGGCCATAATATTTATATCTCAACCATCCGCCGCCGCAGACAGCGAAAAAACGGCGGGGATAATCGGCAAAATCCAGAAATCTTTCGACGACACCCTTGGGATGACCGCCAGATTCACCCAGGAGTTTGAAAGCAAGGGTTTTGGCAAGACATCGGTCCACAAGGGAAAGATGTCCATGCTTAAGCCTGCCCGTATGCTGTGGAAATATGACTCTCCGAAAGGACGTATCCTCGTGGCCGACGGTGAGAAGCTGTGGTTTTACGATCCGGAAGAGAACGTGGCCTATTACGAAAAAATCGAGGGTTTTTTAAGCGAAAAATCGCCCGCGCTTTTCCTGGCCGGCAAACAGACCATGCGGGAGCTTTTCGAGACCTCCGTGGCGCCCCAGGGGAAAATGGACAAGATGAACGACGTTGTCCGGCTCAAGCTCGTCCCCAAAACACCCCAGCCGGGAGTGAAGGCGATGCTTCTGACAGTGGACGCCACAAGCTTTGACATCGTTGAACTGCTGATGGTGGACTATGTGGGCAACAAGAACAGGATAACCTTCTCAAAAGAGGACCGCTCCGCCAGCCCCGATCCCTCCATATTCACCTTCACCCCGCCTGAAGGGGCGCCGGTGAAGGCCATGAACAAGGTGCCCGGAGCGGAGTGA
- the purN gene encoding phosphoribosylglycinamide formyltransferase, with translation MAADSPQKPPLKLAALASGRGSNLQAIINACEEGAINAQMTLVLTDNPEAYALERAKLSGIPSVVIERRGFASREAFDSALAGAVEQSGAQLVCLAGFMRIISPAFLTRFPGRVINIHPALLPSFPGLDAQKQAFDHGVKITGCTVHFVDEGVDTGPIIAQAAVEVLAGDTLETLSARILEQEHKLYPKAIQMIADGLVPPRMAGRTASGAR, from the coding sequence ATGGCGGCAGATAGCCCTCAAAAGCCCCCGCTTAAACTGGCGGCGCTGGCGTCGGGAAGAGGCTCCAACCTCCAGGCGATAATCAACGCGTGCGAGGAGGGGGCCATCAACGCGCAAATGACGCTGGTGCTTACCGACAATCCCGAAGCTTACGCGCTCGAAAGGGCAAAACTAAGCGGCATTCCGTCCGTTGTAATAGAACGCAGGGGTTTTGCGTCCAGGGAGGCTTTCGACTCCGCGTTGGCGGGCGCTGTGGAGCAAAGCGGGGCGCAGCTTGTTTGCCTGGCCGGTTTCATGCGCATCATCTCTCCTGCGTTCCTCACCCGCTTTCCGGGCAGGGTGATCAACATACATCCGGCGCTGCTCCCCTCTTTCCCGGGGCTGGACGCGCAAAAACAGGCGTTCGACCACGGGGTGAAGATCACCGGCTGCACGGTGCATTTCGTGGACGAGGGGGTGGACACCGGGCCGATCATCGCCCAGGCGGCGGTGGAAGTGCTGGCGGGGGACACGTTGGAGACGCTCTCGGCAAGGATACTCGAACAGGAACACAAACTTTATCCGAAGGCCATCCAGATGATCGCCGATGGGCTCGTGCCGCCCCGTATGGCTGGCCGGACGGCCTCAGGGGCGAGATGA
- the lpxC gene encoding UDP-3-O-[3-hydroxymyristoyl] N-acetylglucosamine deacetylase, with protein sequence MKKGRIVVVDDEENIRGAIKDILTDEGYDVECAADGETALRMIQSVTPDLVLLDIWMPGLDGLQTLKILKNIDADTEVVMMSGHGAIETAVKATKIGAFDFIEKPFSLDSMLRTVGKALRSRRSRRRNGGAQLFSNAGLFEGRFIGSSRAAREARRLIREASQRPGGVIICGEAGLGKKFAARMIHNLSSRRDKPFVEIACDSLTEEDLAEAGGHDKDSAWSGAAEGGSLFFNKIDKLSPEMAAGLLQVIENMQAGDGEAPVFIASSEKSFEELKGGGKPWEELLSVLGGAVIRLWPLRGRREDIPAFVERFVEEYCDEYGKNIEGVDKEAMNEILSMPLSGNIKELKGIVEQAAALCEGETLGRKQLLMPSQNADGAGSHHPSGGNILSGGSAEGRKSGLSRQRTLKNSVVLCGHGLHSGIKTGMILSPLPPNSGIVFGDISTGLRVPALLENVRSTEYATTLSNGLVTIKTIEHIMSALHSYRITNLLIKIGDEAPIMDGSAIDFCQLIEDSGVEEQEGYVDEIVITGEVSVGDPEEGPYLRVEPAPVFEVDYFLDYPQPIGRQEHRYVYESGAHYKETIAPARTFGFVRDIKKLEEAGLAGGGKLSNFILIDDEKIVNTPLRFPNEPARHKILDLIGDLYLLGRPIRGKFTARKSGHSQNVAIIQKIRERMEEAVAADGGR encoded by the coding sequence ATGAAAAAAGGACGCATAGTCGTCGTTGACGACGAGGAAAACATCAGGGGCGCCATAAAGGACATCCTCACGGACGAGGGGTATGACGTGGAGTGCGCCGCGGACGGGGAGACGGCGCTGCGCATGATACAGTCCGTCACGCCGGACCTTGTGCTGCTGGACATCTGGATGCCGGGGCTCGACGGCCTGCAGACCCTGAAGATACTCAAGAACATAGACGCCGACACGGAAGTGGTGATGATGAGCGGGCATGGCGCCATCGAGACCGCCGTGAAGGCCACAAAGATCGGCGCCTTCGATTTTATCGAAAAACCATTTTCGCTGGATTCGATGCTTCGCACCGTGGGCAAAGCCCTGAGAAGCCGCAGGAGCCGGAGAAGGAACGGCGGGGCGCAGCTTTTTTCCAACGCCGGCCTGTTCGAAGGAAGGTTCATCGGATCGTCCAGGGCGGCCAGAGAGGCCAGAAGGCTAATCAGGGAAGCTTCGCAACGGCCGGGAGGGGTGATTATATGCGGCGAGGCGGGGTTGGGAAAGAAATTCGCCGCAAGGATGATACATAACCTGTCTTCGCGCAGGGACAAGCCTTTCGTTGAAATAGCCTGTGACTCCCTGACGGAAGAGGACCTGGCGGAAGCCGGGGGGCATGACAAGGACTCGGCATGGTCCGGTGCGGCCGAGGGCGGGTCGCTTTTCTTCAACAAGATAGACAAACTGAGCCCTGAAATGGCAGCGGGGCTTCTCCAGGTCATCGAGAACATGCAGGCCGGGGACGGGGAAGCGCCGGTGTTCATCGCTTCGTCGGAAAAAAGTTTCGAGGAGCTAAAGGGGGGCGGCAAGCCATGGGAAGAGCTGCTCTCCGTTCTCGGCGGCGCCGTGATAAGGCTTTGGCCGTTGCGCGGCAGGAGGGAGGACATACCCGCCTTTGTCGAGCGGTTCGTGGAGGAATATTGCGACGAATACGGCAAGAACATAGAAGGTGTGGACAAAGAGGCGATGAACGAGATTTTGTCCATGCCTCTTTCCGGCAATATCAAGGAGCTTAAAGGCATTGTGGAGCAGGCGGCCGCCTTGTGCGAAGGGGAGACGCTGGGCCGCAAGCAACTTCTGATGCCCTCACAGAACGCCGATGGCGCCGGATCCCATCACCCTTCGGGGGGGAACATCTTGTCCGGCGGCTCCGCGGAAGGGCGCAAGTCCGGCCTGTCGCGCCAAAGAACCTTGAAAAACTCCGTGGTGCTATGCGGCCACGGGCTTCATTCCGGGATCAAGACCGGGATGATACTTTCGCCTCTGCCGCCCAACTCCGGGATCGTGTTCGGGGACATAAGCACGGGGCTTCGCGTCCCCGCGCTCCTGGAAAATGTGCGCTCCACGGAATACGCCACGACCCTTTCCAACGGGCTTGTGACGATCAAGACGATAGAGCACATAATGTCCGCCCTGCACAGCTACAGGATAACCAACCTGCTCATAAAGATCGGCGACGAGGCCCCCATCATGGACGGTTCGGCCATAGATTTCTGCCAGCTTATCGAAGACAGCGGCGTGGAGGAGCAGGAAGGGTATGTGGACGAAATCGTGATCACAGGCGAGGTGAGCGTTGGCGACCCCGAAGAGGGGCCATACCTGCGCGTGGAGCCTGCGCCGGTGTTCGAGGTGGACTATTTCCTGGACTATCCCCAGCCCATCGGACGGCAGGAACACAGATACGTCTATGAGTCCGGCGCGCATTACAAAGAGACCATCGCCCCGGCCCGCACCTTCGGATTCGTCCGGGACATCAAAAAGCTGGAAGAGGCGGGGCTGGCCGGAGGGGGCAAACTTTCCAACTTCATCCTGATAGACGACGAGAAGATCGTGAACACCCCGCTTAGGTTCCCAAACGAGCCGGCGCGGCACAAGATACTCGACCTGATAGGAGACCTGTACCTGCTGGGGCGGCCTATCCGCGGCAAGTTCACCGCCAGAAAGAGCGGCCACTCCCAGAACGTGGCGATCATCCAGAAAATACGCGAGCGGATGGAAGAAGCGGTTGCGGCGGATGGCGGCAGATAG